One part of the Bradyrhizobium sp. CB1650 genome encodes these proteins:
- a CDS encoding ABC transporter substrate-binding protein, which translates to MLIKKTTRAALVAALALTAAAEWPRAAGAETVLRIGMTAADIPRTLGQPDQGFEGNRFTGLTMYDGLTGWDLSSADKASVVIPGLATEWKVDDADKTKWIFKLRPGVTFHDGSPFNADAVVWNVEKVLKQDAPQFDASQVGVTASRMPTLASAKKIDDMTVELTTKEPDSFLPINLTNLFMASPAKWQAFYDKAEGADAKAKSQAAWTAFAKDASGTGPWKMASFTPRERLELVKNANYWDKARVPKVDKMVLLPMPEANARTAALLSGQVDWVEAPAPDALPELKQRGFKLYANEQPHVWPWQFSRVEGSPWNDIRVRKAANLCVDREGLKDGLLAGLMVPATGTFEAGHPWRGKPTFEIKYDKAAAQKLMQEAGFGPNKKLTVKIQTSASGSGQMQPLPMNEYLQQALAECYFDVQLDVIEWNTLFTNWRRGAKDPSANGSNATNVTYAAMDPFFALVRFLQSGMAPPVSNNWGFINNPKFDELVKKARQTFDPAARDAALAELHAASVDDAAFLYVAHDVGPRAMSPKVTGVVQPKSWFIDFSLVSMQ; encoded by the coding sequence ATGCTTATCAAGAAGACGACACGCGCGGCACTGGTTGCAGCGCTGGCCCTGACGGCTGCGGCTGAATGGCCGCGTGCGGCCGGCGCCGAGACCGTGCTGCGCATCGGCATGACCGCTGCCGATATTCCGCGCACGCTCGGCCAGCCCGACCAGGGTTTCGAGGGCAACCGCTTCACCGGCCTCACCATGTATGACGGGCTCACCGGATGGGACCTGTCGTCCGCAGACAAGGCGAGCGTGGTGATCCCCGGCCTTGCCACCGAGTGGAAGGTCGACGATGCCGACAAGACCAAGTGGATCTTCAAGCTACGTCCCGGCGTCACCTTCCATGACGGCTCGCCGTTCAACGCCGACGCCGTGGTGTGGAATGTGGAGAAAGTGCTGAAGCAGGACGCGCCGCAATTCGATGCGAGCCAGGTCGGCGTCACCGCCTCGCGCATGCCGACGCTCGCTTCCGCGAAGAAGATCGACGACATGACCGTCGAGCTCACCACCAAGGAGCCCGACAGCTTCCTGCCGATCAACCTCACCAATCTCTTCATGGCGAGCCCGGCGAAGTGGCAGGCCTTCTATGACAAGGCCGAAGGCGCAGATGCCAAGGCGAAGTCGCAGGCCGCGTGGACCGCGTTCGCCAAGGATGCCTCGGGCACCGGCCCGTGGAAGATGGCGAGCTTCACGCCGCGCGAGCGGCTCGAGCTCGTCAAGAACGCCAACTATTGGGACAAGGCACGCGTGCCCAAGGTCGACAAGATGGTGCTCTTGCCGATGCCGGAAGCCAACGCGCGCACTGCGGCGCTGCTGTCCGGCCAGGTCGACTGGGTCGAGGCACCCGCGCCGGACGCGCTGCCCGAACTCAAGCAGCGCGGCTTCAAGCTCTACGCCAACGAGCAGCCGCACGTCTGGCCGTGGCAGTTCTCGCGCGTCGAGGGCTCGCCCTGGAACGATATCCGTGTCCGCAAGGCGGCAAACCTCTGCGTCGACCGCGAGGGTCTCAAGGACGGCCTGCTCGCAGGGCTGATGGTGCCGGCGACCGGCACCTTCGAGGCGGGCCATCCCTGGCGCGGAAAGCCGACCTTCGAGATCAAATACGACAAGGCTGCTGCGCAAAAACTGATGCAGGAGGCAGGCTTTGGTCCGAACAAGAAGCTGACGGTGAAGATCCAGACCTCGGCGTCCGGCTCGGGCCAGATGCAGCCGCTGCCGATGAACGAATATCTGCAGCAGGCGCTCGCCGAATGCTACTTCGATGTGCAGCTCGACGTCATCGAGTGGAATACGCTGTTCACCAATTGGCGGCGCGGCGCCAAGGATCCCAGCGCCAACGGCTCGAATGCGACCAACGTCACCTATGCGGCGATGGACCCGTTCTTCGCGCTGGTGCGCTTTCTGCAATCGGGCATGGCGCCGCCGGTCTCTAACAATTGGGGCTTCATCAACAATCCCAAGTTCGACGAGTTGGTGAAGAAGGCGCGGCAGACCTTCGATCCTGCCGCACGCGATGCCGCGCTCGCCGAACTGCACGCGGCCTCCGTCGACGACGCGGCCTTCCTCTACGTCGCGCACGACGTCGGCCCCCGCGCCATGAGCCCGAAGGTGACCGGCGTCGTGCAACCGAAGAGCTGGTTCATCGACTTCTCGCTGGTGTCGATGCAGTAA
- a CDS encoding ABC transporter substrate-binding protein: MRIRSSICLAVLALAFSAISARAESVVRYGISMADIPLTTGQPDRGAGAYQFTAYTIYDPLVAWEMDVADRPGRLVPGLATEWKVDDNDKTKWRFSLRKGVTFHDGSEFNADAVIWNLDKVLNDKAPQFDKRQSAQVRTRLPSVASYAKVDDFTVEITTKTVDSFFPYQMLWFLISSPAQYDKLGKDWDKFASQPSGTGPFKLTKLVPRELAELSKNPDYWNKKRIPKVDKIVLVPMPEALTRTNALLAGQVDLIETPAPDAVPQLKSAGMKIVDNITPHVWNYHLSVLPGSPWTDIRLRKALNLAIDREGVVGLMNGLAKPAKGQVDPSSPWFGKPSFDIKYDLAAAKKLVEEAGYSKDKPLKTTFIIAQGGTGQMLSLPMNEFLQQSFKEIGIDIDFKVVELETLYTHWRKGAADEMNAGITANNIAYVTSDPLYAIVRFFASDQVAPVGVNWGGYKNPKVDALINEAKQTFDTARQDELIAQAHALIVDDAVLVWVVHDTNPHALSPKIKQFVQAQHWFQDLTTIGVE; the protein is encoded by the coding sequence ATGCGTATTCGATCATCGATTTGCCTCGCCGTGCTTGCGCTGGCGTTCTCTGCAATCTCGGCGCGCGCCGAATCCGTGGTGCGCTACGGCATCTCGATGGCGGATATTCCGCTGACGACCGGACAGCCCGATCGCGGCGCCGGCGCCTATCAGTTCACGGCCTACACGATCTACGATCCGCTGGTCGCCTGGGAGATGGACGTCGCCGACCGGCCCGGCAGACTGGTGCCGGGGCTCGCCACCGAATGGAAGGTCGACGATAACGACAAGACCAAATGGCGCTTCAGCTTGCGCAAGGGCGTGACGTTTCACGATGGCAGCGAGTTCAATGCCGATGCGGTGATCTGGAATCTCGACAAGGTGCTCAACGACAAGGCGCCGCAATTCGACAAGCGGCAGAGCGCGCAGGTGAGGACGCGGCTGCCCTCGGTCGCGAGCTACGCCAAGGTCGATGACTTCACGGTGGAGATCACGACCAAGACGGTCGACTCGTTCTTTCCGTATCAGATGCTCTGGTTCCTGATCTCGAGCCCCGCGCAGTACGACAAGCTCGGCAAGGACTGGGACAAGTTCGCAAGCCAGCCTTCCGGCACCGGCCCGTTCAAATTGACGAAGCTGGTGCCGCGCGAGCTTGCGGAGCTGAGCAAGAACCCGGACTACTGGAACAAGAAGCGCATTCCGAAAGTCGACAAGATCGTGCTGGTGCCGATGCCGGAAGCGCTGACGCGCACCAACGCGCTATTGGCCGGGCAGGTCGATCTGATCGAGACTCCGGCGCCGGACGCCGTGCCGCAGCTCAAGTCCGCCGGCATGAAGATCGTCGACAACATCACGCCGCATGTCTGGAATTATCATCTCAGCGTGCTGCCCGGCTCGCCCTGGACCGATATCCGCCTGCGCAAGGCGCTCAACCTCGCGATCGACCGCGAAGGCGTGGTCGGGCTGATGAACGGCCTCGCCAAGCCGGCGAAGGGCCAGGTCGACCCGTCGAGCCCGTGGTTCGGCAAGCCGAGCTTCGACATCAAGTACGACCTCGCTGCTGCAAAGAAGCTGGTCGAGGAGGCCGGTTACTCCAAGGACAAGCCGCTCAAGACCACCTTCATCATCGCGCAAGGCGGCACCGGGCAGATGCTGTCGCTGCCGATGAACGAATTTTTGCAGCAGAGTTTCAAGGAAATCGGCATCGACATCGACTTCAAGGTCGTCGAGCTCGAGACGTTATATACGCATTGGCGCAAGGGCGCGGCCGACGAGATGAATGCAGGCATCACCGCCAACAACATCGCCTATGTCACCTCGGATCCGCTCTACGCCATCGTCCGCTTCTTCGCCTCCGACCAGGTCGCGCCGGTCGGCGTCAACTGGGGCGGCTACAAGAACCCGAAGGTCGATGCGCTGATCAACGAGGCCAAGCAGACTTTCGACACCGCCAGGCAGGATGAGCTGATCGCGCAGGCGCATGCCCTGATCGTCGACGACGCCGTGCTGGTCTGGGTCGTCCACGACACCAACCCGCACGCGCTGTCGCCCAAGATCAAGCAGTTCGTCCAGGCGCAGCACTGGTTCCAGGACCTGACCACGATCGGGGTGGAGTGA
- a CDS encoding adenylate/guanylate cyclase domain-containing protein, with the protein MKRSKILRRWFARKFGFARLMCLALLIGFAGLRLWDPPPIQELRLRTFDMFQLIDPRHKAARPVTIVDIDDKSLARLGQWPWPRTRIADMILNLSNLGAVAIGFDVVFSEPDRLNPDIVASQMRYLDDVTRARLRELPSNDQILSDAIKRSRVVLGETGQPVATSEIDKTLPFTGVATVGEEGADHFLYAFPGLLRNVPVIETSAAGRGLFTIKTERDGLIRRVPMIMRAQGNIMPSLSLEILRVVTSTPTLLVRTDKTGIRAIRLKGLEIPTDRNGQLWVHYARQDPSIYVSAADILDNNVSPGRISGKLVLIGTSAVGLNDIKTTPVSSTMPGVEIHAQVLESVLSGAVISQPNYALGVELLAALIIGLLVIIFTPNFGPVRLVLAGAMFAAILVGVSWFFYARYRYLIDFTYPLLSTTAIYLTLIFASFVREQRQRVQIRGMFAQYMSPVLVEQLALAPEKLVLGGEEREMTIMFSDVRGFTTISETYKHDPQGLTALMNRFLTPLTNVIIEQKGYIDKYMGDAIMAFWNAPLDDTQHEINACEAAIRMLEQIELVNKEREQEAAEGGHVYIPLNVGIGLNTGMGVVGNMGSDRKFNYSVLGDSVNLASRLEGQSKEYGFPIIVGSRTALAAKDKFAILELDFIMVKGKTEPEVIYAIAGREDVMHSAAFQRLRNITIEMLGCYRGRDWPGALAAIARGRASEDADTLEKLFKLYETRIKDFQLNPPPDDWSGAYALLTK; encoded by the coding sequence ATGAAGCGCTCCAAAATCCTGCGGCGGTGGTTCGCGCGGAAGTTCGGCTTTGCGCGGCTGATGTGCCTGGCGCTGCTGATCGGATTCGCCGGGCTTCGCCTCTGGGATCCGCCGCCGATCCAGGAACTGCGCCTGCGCACCTTCGACATGTTTCAGCTCATCGATCCGCGCCACAAGGCGGCGCGGCCGGTCACCATCGTCGACATCGACGACAAGAGCCTGGCCAGGCTCGGCCAGTGGCCGTGGCCGCGCACGCGGATCGCGGACATGATCCTCAACCTCAGCAACCTCGGCGCGGTGGCGATCGGCTTCGACGTCGTGTTCTCCGAGCCCGACCGGCTCAATCCGGACATCGTCGCGAGCCAGATGCGCTATCTGGACGACGTCACCCGCGCCAGGCTGCGCGAGCTGCCGAGCAACGACCAGATCCTCTCGGACGCCATCAAGCGCTCGCGCGTGGTGCTGGGCGAGACCGGACAGCCGGTCGCGACCTCCGAGATCGACAAGACGCTTCCCTTCACGGGCGTGGCGACGGTCGGCGAGGAGGGGGCCGACCACTTCCTGTACGCGTTCCCGGGCCTGCTGCGCAACGTGCCCGTCATCGAGACATCTGCGGCCGGGCGCGGCCTGTTCACCATCAAGACCGAGCGCGACGGCCTGATCCGCCGCGTGCCGATGATCATGCGCGCGCAAGGCAACATCATGCCTTCGCTGAGCCTCGAGATCCTGCGGGTCGTCACCAGCACGCCGACGCTGCTGGTCAGGACCGACAAGACCGGGATCAGGGCGATCCGCCTCAAGGGCCTCGAGATCCCGACCGACAGGAATGGCCAGCTCTGGGTTCACTATGCCCGCCAGGATCCCTCGATCTACGTCTCGGCGGCCGACATACTCGACAACAACGTGTCGCCCGGCAGGATCTCCGGCAAGCTGGTGCTGATCGGAACCTCCGCGGTCGGGTTGAACGACATCAAGACCACGCCAGTGTCGTCCACCATGCCGGGTGTTGAGATCCACGCCCAGGTGCTGGAGAGCGTGCTGAGCGGCGCGGTGATCTCCCAGCCGAACTATGCGCTCGGCGTCGAGCTGCTCGCCGCGCTGATCATCGGCCTCCTCGTCATCATCTTCACGCCGAATTTCGGACCCGTGCGGCTGGTGCTCGCGGGCGCGATGTTCGCGGCCATCCTGGTCGGCGTGTCCTGGTTCTTCTACGCGCGATACCGCTATCTCATCGACTTCACCTATCCGCTGTTGTCGACGACCGCGATCTACCTGACGCTGATCTTCGCCAGCTTCGTGCGCGAGCAGCGCCAGCGCGTGCAGATCCGCGGCATGTTCGCGCAATACATGTCGCCGGTGCTGGTCGAGCAGCTCGCGCTTGCGCCGGAAAAGCTCGTGCTCGGCGGCGAGGAGCGCGAGATGACGATCATGTTCTCCGACGTGCGCGGCTTCACCACGATCTCGGAGACCTACAAGCACGATCCGCAAGGGCTGACCGCCCTGATGAACCGCTTCCTGACGCCGCTGACCAACGTGATCATCGAGCAGAAGGGCTATATCGACAAATATATGGGCGACGCCATCATGGCGTTCTGGAACGCGCCGCTCGACGACACGCAGCACGAGATCAACGCCTGCGAGGCCGCGATCCGGATGCTCGAGCAGATCGAACTGGTCAACAAGGAGCGCGAACAGGAGGCCGCCGAGGGCGGCCACGTCTACATCCCGCTCAATGTCGGCATCGGCCTCAACACCGGCATGGGCGTGGTCGGGAACATGGGCTCCGACCGCAAGTTCAACTATTCGGTGCTCGGCGACAGCGTGAACCTGGCCTCGCGCCTTGAAGGACAGTCGAAGGAATACGGCTTTCCCATCATCGTCGGCTCCAGGACCGCGCTCGCCGCCAAGGACAAGTTCGCGATCCTCGAGCTCGATTTCATCATGGTCAAGGGCAAGACCGAGCCGGAAGTCATCTATGCCATCGCCGGCCGCGAGGACGTGATGCACTCGGCCGCCTTCCAGCGCCTGCGCAACATCACCATCGAGATGCTCGGCTGTTATCGCGGCCGTGACTGGCCGGGCGCACTCGCCGCGATCGCGCGCGGCCGCGCGAGCGAGGACGCTGACACGCTGGAAAAACTGTTCAAGCTCTACGAGACGCGGATCAAGGATTTTCAGCTCAATCCACCCCCCGACGACTGGTCCGGTGCTTATGCGCTGCTGACGAAGTAG
- a CDS encoding VCBS domain-containing protein: protein MDGQGLRSPAYVRIDSFTAKAHGHVPDGAVVVPDPNLIFHGEFRRAGVDLVLSNDGHEFVVHDYFKGDKRAAIASPDGAHLTGDVVSALTGHVQYAQAAPGAASAEVIGHVTKLAGSATAVRNGVSIILNNGDNVEKGDVVSTGADSTLGITFIDGTVFGLSSNARMVLNEMVYDPNGSNNSSLLSLVAGTITFVAGETAKHGDMKIDTPVATMGIRGTAVLTQINFIVPPGGGDPQPQANFQVLVEPNGTTGSYILFDKITLLPIATVNQAGQMIQISGGNVSVSNALLSPDVQKLITDVFTLKFTDTNSNTKLTTNFTDTITQTSDGLVIKTAAGVVAIPTFVNLNQLGPTPQAPADRTTSNDRIPGPPDARSLNLDGNVQTAFVLTERADKTGDAADLDTVSGRITFLDFNRGDQPTVQVDLANAPNYVYRSAGQQDVTATLTALQQQDIAATQIKIAVVPDAGNHNNGSAVWTYTIPDKAFDFLAAGETLTLTYIVRVDNNFAANNETTYIPITITITGTNDKPTIATSGGTVIEQIGTGNTVLDTITGTVTFTDVDLTDRPIVSAAISSTQPFKYLDAQGHDVTATLTPEQLAAIAAVEVPLTVVQAAGNANNGTATWTYSVADHFFDFLADGETLVLNYVVQVDDGHGGVVSTPVTVSINGADVNIEGTNDVPTIVGPSTIVTGAVTEDTAATLAANGTITFRDPDLTDTHTASFVLKSSDAHANLPGYSETAPLGEIGTFALTAVTEHPGVSTIGSVGWSFALDDSNPVLQSLAEGQTITQVYTVTVDDHHGGTVSQDVTVTITGTNDVPTITSGAAAATGKVTEDTGLTLSIDGTLAIQDLDLIDTHTAQAVFKSSSVSAALPGFGSSSHIGTFTIDQSVTELNTDTDNIASLGWHFTLDDSNPVLQSLAEGQSITQVYTITFTDDHNASVTQDVTVTIDGVNDAPTIASDATAAKGEVTEDTGATLSISGTLAIQDLDLIDTHTAQTVFKSSSVSAALPGFGSSSHIGTFTIDQSVTELNTDIDNIASLGWHFTLDDGNPVLQSLAQGQSITQVYTVTVTDNHGASVSQDITVTINGANDAPTLDNATLPSVAGNESDPGGETIGVLFASKFHDVDNGASLKAIAVTSDLATSEQGVWQYEVGGQWVDIVSVDDAHALVLSPDTLIRFVPADGYTGTPGALGVHALDDSYTGAVTTPATLDLTTTGTGGTTPVSHDVTTISTEVTAPAGGPVINTESVHIWHSNETPTITETITDLLIVDNDAGASTDTFTVTLSTAYAGSSASLYPTNGTLDAIKLAIENGVTYGSGDPAPDNDQITLTVTDTTTAQSDTVHFIFNEAGDTSKGVTLQGTDGKDVIFATESSDTLTGGGGKDQFVFGPTSLGDPVVHTITDFTAGQDKIDLRQFDQISSWTQVVAEPQGTDTLLTVDDHDKILLKNTVASSLKASDFIIHVP from the coding sequence TTGGATGGCCAGGGCTTACGCTCGCCCGCCTATGTCCGTATCGATTCCTTCACGGCGAAGGCGCATGGACATGTTCCGGACGGCGCTGTCGTTGTTCCCGATCCGAACCTGATCTTCCACGGTGAGTTCCGCCGCGCCGGCGTCGATCTCGTGCTGTCCAATGACGGTCATGAGTTCGTCGTTCACGATTACTTCAAGGGCGACAAACGCGCGGCGATCGCTTCTCCCGACGGCGCGCATCTCACCGGCGACGTCGTCAGCGCGCTCACCGGTCACGTCCAGTACGCGCAGGCGGCGCCCGGCGCTGCCAGCGCGGAGGTCATCGGCCACGTCACCAAGCTCGCCGGCAGCGCGACCGCAGTCCGCAACGGCGTCTCGATCATCCTGAACAATGGTGACAATGTCGAGAAGGGCGACGTGGTCTCGACCGGCGCGGACTCGACGCTCGGCATCACCTTCATCGACGGCACCGTGTTCGGCCTGTCCTCCAACGCGCGCATGGTGCTGAACGAGATGGTCTACGACCCCAACGGGTCGAACAACTCCTCGCTGCTCAGCCTGGTCGCGGGCACGATCACCTTCGTCGCCGGCGAGACCGCCAAGCACGGCGACATGAAGATCGACACGCCGGTTGCCACCATGGGCATCCGCGGTACGGCGGTTCTGACCCAGATCAATTTCATCGTTCCCCCCGGCGGCGGCGATCCGCAGCCGCAGGCGAACTTCCAGGTGCTGGTCGAGCCCAACGGCACGACCGGCTCCTACATCCTGTTCGACAAGATCACGCTGCTGCCGATCGCGACGGTCAACCAGGCCGGTCAGATGATCCAGATCAGTGGCGGCAACGTCTCGGTCAGCAATGCGCTGCTGTCGCCCGATGTGCAGAAGCTGATCACGGACGTGTTCACGCTGAAGTTCACCGACACCAACAGCAATACCAAGCTGACCACGAACTTCACCGACACGATCACGCAAACCAGCGACGGTCTCGTGATCAAGACGGCCGCGGGCGTTGTCGCGATCCCGACCTTCGTCAATCTCAACCAGCTAGGTCCGACGCCGCAGGCGCCCGCCGACCGCACCACGTCGAACGACCGCATCCCCGGTCCGCCCGATGCGCGGAGCCTCAATCTCGACGGCAACGTGCAGACAGCGTTCGTGCTCACCGAGCGCGCGGACAAGACCGGCGACGCGGCCGATCTCGACACGGTCAGTGGCAGGATCACCTTCCTCGACTTCAACCGGGGCGACCAGCCGACGGTGCAGGTGGACCTCGCCAACGCGCCCAACTACGTCTACAGGAGCGCCGGCCAGCAGGACGTCACTGCCACGCTTACGGCGCTGCAGCAGCAGGACATCGCGGCGACCCAGATCAAGATCGCGGTCGTGCCCGATGCGGGCAACCACAACAACGGCTCGGCGGTCTGGACCTACACCATCCCCGACAAGGCCTTCGATTTTCTCGCGGCGGGCGAGACGCTGACGCTGACCTACATCGTCCGCGTCGACAACAATTTCGCCGCGAACAACGAAACGACCTACATCCCGATCACCATCACGATCACCGGCACCAACGACAAGCCGACCATCGCGACGTCGGGCGGCACCGTCATCGAGCAGATCGGTACCGGCAACACGGTTCTGGACACCATCACCGGGACCGTCACCTTCACCGACGTCGATTTGACGGATCGGCCGATCGTGAGTGCGGCGATCTCGTCCACCCAGCCGTTCAAATATCTCGATGCGCAAGGCCACGATGTCACCGCGACACTGACGCCGGAGCAGTTGGCCGCGATCGCGGCCGTCGAGGTGCCGCTCACTGTGGTACAGGCCGCGGGAAATGCCAATAATGGTACGGCGACCTGGACCTATAGCGTCGCCGACCACTTTTTCGATTTCCTCGCCGACGGCGAGACCCTGGTCCTCAATTACGTGGTGCAGGTCGATGACGGGCATGGCGGCGTCGTCAGCACGCCGGTCACCGTCTCCATCAATGGCGCCGACGTCAACATCGAGGGCACCAACGACGTGCCGACCATCGTCGGACCGTCGACGATCGTGACCGGAGCGGTGACCGAGGACACGGCGGCGACGCTGGCGGCCAACGGCACGATCACCTTCCGCGATCCCGACCTCACCGACACTCACACGGCGAGCTTCGTTCTGAAGTCGTCGGATGCGCACGCGAACTTGCCCGGCTATTCGGAAACCGCGCCCCTCGGCGAGATCGGGACTTTCGCGCTGACGGCGGTGACCGAGCATCCCGGCGTCAGCACCATCGGGTCGGTCGGCTGGAGCTTTGCGCTCGACGACTCCAATCCGGTGCTGCAGTCGCTGGCCGAGGGCCAGACCATCACCCAGGTCTACACCGTCACCGTCGACGATCATCACGGCGGAACTGTCAGCCAGGACGTCACGGTCACCATCACCGGCACCAACGACGTCCCGACCATCACCAGTGGCGCCGCGGCGGCGACGGGCAAGGTCACCGAGGACACAGGCCTGACGCTGTCGATCGACGGCACGCTGGCGATCCAGGATCTCGACCTGATCGACACCCATACGGCGCAGGCGGTGTTCAAGTCGTCATCCGTCAGCGCGGCCCTGCCGGGCTTCGGCAGCAGCTCGCATATCGGCACCTTCACGATCGATCAGTCGGTGACGGAGCTGAACACCGACACCGACAACATTGCCTCGCTCGGCTGGCACTTCACGCTCGACGACAGCAATCCGGTGTTGCAGTCGCTGGCCGAGGGCCAGTCGATCACCCAGGTCTACACCATCACCTTCACCGACGATCACAATGCGTCGGTCACGCAGGACGTCACGGTCACGATCGACGGCGTCAACGACGCGCCGACGATCGCAAGCGATGCGACGGCGGCAAAGGGCGAGGTCACCGAGGACACCGGTGCGACGCTATCGATCAGCGGCACGCTGGCGATCCAGGACCTGGACCTGATCGACACCCATACGGCGCAGACGGTGTTCAAATCGTCATCCGTCAGCGCGGCCCTGCCGGGCTTCGGCAGCAGCTCGCATATCGGCACCTTCACGATCGATCAGTCGGTGACGGAGCTGAACACCGACATCGATAACATTGCCTCGCTCGGCTGGCACTTCACGCTCGACGACGGCAATCCGGTGCTGCAGTCGCTGGCGCAAGGCCAGAGCATCACGCAAGTCTACACCGTCACCGTCACCGATAACCACGGCGCCTCGGTCTCGCAGGACATCACCGTTACCATCAACGGGGCCAACGACGCCCCGACGCTCGACAATGCGACCCTGCCGTCGGTTGCCGGCAATGAGAGCGATCCGGGCGGAGAGACCATCGGCGTTCTCTTCGCGAGCAAGTTCCACGACGTCGACAATGGCGCGAGCCTGAAGGCCATCGCGGTGACATCGGACCTTGCCACGTCCGAGCAGGGCGTCTGGCAATACGAGGTTGGCGGTCAGTGGGTCGACATCGTCTCGGTCGATGACGCCCATGCGCTGGTGCTGAGCCCGGATACGCTGATCCGCTTCGTGCCGGCCGACGGCTACACCGGTACGCCGGGCGCGCTGGGCGTCCATGCGCTCGACGATAGCTATACCGGCGCCGTCACGACGCCGGCGACGCTCGACCTTACGACCACGGGGACCGGCGGCACGACCCCGGTGTCGCACGACGTCACCACCATCAGCACGGAGGTGACAGCTCCCGCGGGCGGACCCGTCATCAACACCGAGAGCGTCCACATCTGGCATAGCAACGAGACGCCGACCATTACCGAAACCATCACCGATCTCCTGATCGTCGATAACGACGCCGGCGCCTCTACGGACACCTTCACGGTCACGCTGTCGACCGCGTATGCCGGCAGCAGCGCCAGTCTCTATCCAACGAACGGCACGCTCGACGCCATCAAACTCGCCATCGAGAACGGCGTCACTTACGGCTCCGGCGATCCGGCGCCTGACAACGACCAGATCACCCTGACCGTGACAGATACAACCACCGCCCAATCCGACACCGTTCACTTCATCTTCAACGAGGCCGGCGACACCAGCAAGGGCGTCACCCTGCAAGGCACGGACGGCAAGGACGTCATCTTCGCGACCGAGTCGAGCGACACGTTGACTGGCGGCGGCGGCAAGGACCAGTTCGTGTTCGGGCCGACTTCGCTGGGGGATCCGGTCGTGCACACGATCACGGATTTCACGGCCGGTCAGGATAAGATCGATCTGCGGCAGTTCGATCAAATCAGCTCATGGACGCAGGTGGTCGCGGAGCCGCAGGGCACGGATACATTGCTGACGGTGGACGATCACGACAAGATCCTCCTGAAGAACACGGTCGCCAGCAGTCTCAAGGCCAGCGACTTCATCATCCACGTCCCTTAG
- a CDS encoding transglutaminase-like cysteine peptidase, giving the protein METAARSCAWRAILVLCGLILAGSAAELRANTLLSPGSAALMRQSAEPFGVFAFAVSAGSLRQKWFALKDKIDDDMVQLALCDGDRDNCASPAALKLLAIVDQARTRDGRARLGETNRAINLAIRAANDGAEDVWSSPLATFQRGAGDCEDYAIAKLAALRLAGVAAEDLRIVVVRDTHSGAEHAVAAARLDGRWLMLDNRRMAMVEDENARSYQPLFVLYQSAVLKYVDEPVRKSPRLPLVAASVAAY; this is encoded by the coding sequence ATGGAGACCGCTGCTCGTAGCTGCGCCTGGCGCGCAATTCTGGTCCTGTGCGGATTGATCCTGGCGGGATCGGCCGCAGAGCTTCGCGCCAACACGCTGCTGTCGCCGGGATCCGCCGCGCTGATGCGCCAATCCGCCGAGCCGTTCGGCGTGTTCGCCTTCGCCGTCTCCGCCGGGAGCCTGCGGCAGAAATGGTTCGCGCTGAAGGACAAGATCGACGACGACATGGTGCAGCTTGCGCTCTGCGACGGCGACCGCGACAACTGCGCCTCGCCCGCAGCGCTGAAGCTGCTCGCCATCGTCGACCAGGCCCGCACCCGCGATGGCCGCGCACGGCTGGGCGAGACCAATCGCGCCATCAACCTAGCCATCAGGGCCGCGAATGACGGCGCCGAAGATGTCTGGAGCTCGCCGCTTGCGACGTTCCAGCGCGGCGCCGGGGACTGCGAGGACTATGCTATCGCCAAGCTGGCTGCGCTGCGGCTCGCCGGCGTTGCGGCCGAAGACCTCCGCATCGTGGTGGTGCGCGACACGCATTCCGGCGCAGAGCATGCGGTCGCGGCCGCGCGGCTCGACGGCCGCTGGCTGATGCTCGACAACCGCCGCATGGCGATGGTCGAGGACGAGAATGCGCGGAGCTACCAGCCGCTGTTCGTGCTCTATCAGTCCGCCGTGCTGAAATATGTCGACGAGCCAGTGCGGAAGAGTCCGCGCCTGCCGCTGGTCGCCGCCAGCGTCGCGGCGTACTGA